A window from Zingiber officinale cultivar Zhangliang chromosome 7A, Zo_v1.1, whole genome shotgun sequence encodes these proteins:
- the LOC122002719 gene encoding phragmoplastin interacting protein 1-like, with product MVLSKKKLKKKLRHLVAESQSQVESEGAGKGVNEELQTIKEILKSNSKKRPKRKRPSNDQEKVPFTAEEEKEEEKDGSSQSGDVKEQNKSKKRKREGGAAAVPVDGEEKKSEGKKRKERKKPRWKKGEESVKSGGEEQGSSIALDNEKGTAEPNNVEQSEENAKVYVGGIPYYWSEDDIRTYFEGCGIVTDMDCMTFPESGKFRGIAILTFKTEDAAKKALALDGADMDGFYLKIQPYKSNRHHKTDFAPEIIEGYNRIYIGNLSWDITEDDLRNLFSDCKISSIRFGTDKVTGDFKGYAHADFDNGASVNIALKLDQTVVCGRPVRIRCAVPAKEVEKKTSLKPVMKKDESKQIGESSKKKRRTCYVCGVPGHLSSSCPKNVASPGIEK from the exons ATGGTCCTCTCGAAGAAGAAGCTCAAGAAGAAGCTCCGGCACCTCGTCGCGGAGTCCCAATCCCAGGTGGAATCCGAAGGTGCTGGCAAGGGCGTCAACGAGGAGCTTCAGACAATCAAGGAGATCTTGAAATCCAATTCCAAGAAGCGACCGAAGCGGAAAAGACCGTCCAACGACCAGGAAAAAGTCCCCTTTAcggcagaagaagagaaagaggaagagaaagatggCAGCTCCCAGTCCGGTGATGTGAAGGAGCAGAATAAGAGTAAGAAACGGAAAAGAGAAGGCGGTGCTGCGGCGGTGCCTGTAGATGGTGAAGAGAAAAAGAGtgaaggaaagaagagaaaagagaggaagaaaccgAGATGGAAAAAGGGTGAGGAAAGTGTCAAGAGCGGCGGGGAAGAACAGGGAAGTTCAATTGCTCTTGACAACGAGAAAGGAACAGCGGAACCAAACAATGTCGAACAGAG TGAAGAAAACGCAAAGGTTTATGTTGGTGGGATTCCATATTACTGGAGTGAGGATGACATCAGGACCTACTTCGAGGGTTGTGGAATTGTGACTGACATGGATTGTATGACTTTCCCAGAGAGTGGAAAGTTCAGAGGGATCGCCATTCTTACTTTCAAG ACAGAAGATGCTGCAAAGAAGGCTCTAGCTCTTGATGGTGCTGATAT ggatgGGTTCTATCTCAAGATACAACCTTATAAATCCAATCGCCACCATAAAACTGATTTTGCACCTGAAATTATTGAAGGCTATAATAGAATCTATATCGGGAATCTTTCATGGGATATAACAGAAGATGACTTGAGAAACCTCTTCTCTGATTGCAAAATCTCTTCCATCCGGTTTGGCACAGATAAGGTCACAGGTGATTTTAAAGGTTATGCACATGCTGACTTTGACAATGGTGCCTCCGTAAACATTGCCTTGAAGCTTGATCAGACAGTGGTTTGTGGGAGGCCAGTTAGGATCAGGTGTGCAGTTCCTGCAAAGGAAGTCGAAAAGAAGACGAGTCTGAAGCCTGTTATGAAGAAAGATGAGAGTAAACAAATTGGAGAAAGTTCAAAAAAGAAAAGACGAACATGCTATGTATGTGGTGTACCAGGCCATCTATCTTCATCTTGCCCGAAAAATGTTGCATCTCCTGGCATTGAGAAGTAG